The following are encoded in a window of Anopheles stephensi strain Indian chromosome X, UCI_ANSTEP_V1.0, whole genome shotgun sequence genomic DNA:
- the LOC118510994 gene encoding uncharacterized protein LOC118510994 isoform X6, with translation MVFGICHGDLDPTDGLDSDDSSTSGKQVVVAVCAMSKKSQSKPMKEILTRLQEFEFIRMVVIGEEIILNEPVDRWPLCDCLISFHSKGFPLEKAIQYAQLRQPYVINNLHMQFDIQDRRRVYAILEKEGIEIPRYAVLDRDSPDPKQHELVESEDHVEVNGIVFNKPFVEKPVSAEDHNIYIYYPTSAGGGSQRLFRKIGSRSSVYSPESRVRKTGSFIYEDFMPTDGTDVKVYTVGPDYAHAEARKSPALDGKVERDSDGKEIRYPVILSNAEKLISRKVCLAFKQTVCGFDLLRANGKSFVCDVNGFSFVKNSNKYYDDCAKILGNMILRELAPQLHIPWSVPFQLDDPPIVPTTFGKMMELRCVTAVIRHGDRTPKQKMKVEVRHQKFFEIFEKYDGYRYGHIKLKRPKQLQEILDIARSLLAEIQTKAADSEIEEKQSKLEQLKSVLEMYGHFSGINRKVQMKYQPKGRPRGSSSDDGKHDCRSFVIVSDAPKEPSLVLILKWGGELTPAGRIQAEELGRIFRCMYPGGQSRQPGVGEGPGAQGLGLLRLHSTFRHDLKIYASDEGRVQMTAAAFAKGLLALEGELTPILVQMVKSANTNGLLDNDCDSSKYQNMAKSRLHELMQIDREFTAEDRAAINPGNAISINLAMNFVKNPVQCCAQVHSLIRSLMAVVAVKRDDPKTRDAVLYHGETWELMGRRWGKIEKDFCTKNKNYDISKIPDIYDCIKYDLQHNQHTLQFDLAEELYISAKYLADIVIPQEYGLTTHEKLTIGQGICTPLLKKIRADLQRNIEELGGEESVNRLNPRYSHGVSSPGRHVRTRLYFTSESHVHSLLTVLRHGGLLNVLTDEQWRRAMEYVSMVSELNYMSQIVIMLYEDPMKDPSSEERFHVELHFSPGVNCCVQKNLPPGPGFRPHSRNDSVTSKNASGDEDTTSRIEEENDTEEENSFSNNSSLHHTPSKTLSRNDTDIDNIAIGAASAVVKERRIRKNKSSSPIPIGSCHTVSGHEAMDLAKRLSEELAVQQQQQQQQQQHHQQHQQQQHHLTGSFGSGATKDIARPHSPDSEPRARSFEHQQQHHHHHHHHHSHQNHHQHGKLHHHHRSKGKAGNMGNARGAAERCKAKDMLEGTDLHYKDEQCDVCDSLAMVSHEVPCTRAGLTYSPLPLSSPQDPEESVQLASECVEVPQGNAGEDLLKLHLESNIAEKEEEHVRTTRPSLYIGPPESSYSCDSISEFTPNLDDQELYVSSFSESEDESEPSRYYSALGQHDCELDDSIAAIGQHYLRRSLSYTFSNDADRYNLPAVDSGGWPCGRKMSSSVESPSGGRNHRNMPLMTRSFDELLKDRCYGGHSNCCCRYCWMSPIDRYSLHTKDHDVADTELNARQSRSLSPPPPPCSSGRRLRSNAASHPATLQVPCSSNVIRHDVSDHGRLRIVRYPVRAMTRFASDPSLPLGFGWTEASVNAPDIANRFRSPPGTSLLADHLVAPEPSQQLVFVTLTTPPPDEYDSEPLLRQLFDTTVAAPSGITAMDIQPSFGSTHCRNLLGTGNDGNDEQCQTEAFASSSTSAHHDGVHRSSDRIGSPSICSLPHAPSQASFPLSPSMQTPALVASPPDVVSLTCSSCFEIHLNPPNTSPRSDPDRLDTINYQSTDVGCTSATLITNATLTTTTSFLATVPSSPSVTTTTDTITTTTNTAVCSAVAIPYLTPVVVDTSNIFSACSSSVHTTDTTTTTTTTSTTTTSTTPSAIGSLTMPSSLVPAVSSERKKSHHPPKLLVKSYTIDGSSVGGAGYSSLMMATSTTTTTTVSGTDDAAPTAASADHPIDDANNGTLTSTGSSTTTITGGGGCLYCCTTGGATTVPRMAPGPGALCHGSGSGSLSSCCCCCYTGCCCCSTPSSSSAGGLAGPGVGGGGSAGTPNATTVRRQRHSIAGQMSYFKMLGTFSKKMATSTNSLFSTAVISGSSSAPNLRDMIPSTASPSGFGGVPPIRPLETLHNALSLKQLDAFLERMTIGPLFKTPASSPPPKQLLLTGGTPSSATHPSVGTKSPQSSMVIGGEESFPEGSTVPLAQSTQSSATPPAGTIDERNSHRTAMRDFAPLTSVGPTTGGGGGYVGGGTNTAGLVGPGGGSNNGAGNIAGVQQSWSDHSSSMTSSISAMSSGGPSSPNYSEAYSRGCPSSDMSASITSSTDGSLAAIVGGEQVLVALPQLFSHHQQQQRMSPKQPPVAGGKSEEDDDPTVARAVMGDSSLDVTSSTTEPHIRRSSTMDVSGELTPVSGCSDWESNTNEATKGSTANYDLTTANTTEEDDEDATLSTDTCLSVGEQQQEQPLKSSWDSTGVGKGPSPAFRTAFPPTFGAESLDGGCKLDNRVRGSRIQRQISMYEKESRTDVKSLQEEKAYEWSGDGNKFEPSVGRQQHAQILRTLHMSFDELRKELPKPELRHTPSRASSNQPELKGGSHTRQQPDVPVVEMPHHTPGALVIREGYIEPPRLTRVTKSFHGKTDHQKLHLEQQQQQQQQECRRASDSPQSPAETTCHNRGNKNALRQQHSSAGTSSSQGRFTTSLVQESEHGGGNEGSSLAK, from the exons GGTGATCTTGATCCAACTGATGGGCTCGATTCGGACGACTCGTCCACGTCCGGCAAGCAGGTCGTGGTGGCGGTTTGCGCCATGTCGAAGAAATCCCAGTCGAAACCGATGAAGGAAATACTGACCCGGCTGCAGGAGTTCGAGTTCATCCGGATGGTGGTGATCGGCGAAGAGATCATACTGAACGAACCGGTCGACCGGTGGCCCCTGTGCGACTGTCTCATCTCCTTCCACTCGAAAGGATTCCCGCTCGAGAAGGCGATCCAGTACGCGCAGCTCCGCCAACCGTACGTTATCAACAATCTGCACATGCAGTTCGATATCCAG GATCGCCGACGAGTTTATGCGATCCTGGAAAAGGAGGGGATTGAAATACCACGGTACGCTGTGCTAGATCGTGACTCACCGGACCCGAAAC AGCACGAGCTGGTAGAATCAGAAGATCACGTAGAGGTGAACGGGATCGTGTTTAATAAACCCTTCGTGGAAAAACCAGTGTCCGCCGAGGATCACAACATCTACATCTACTACCCAACGTCCGCGGGCGGTGGCAGCCAACGGTTATTCCGCAAGATCGGTAGCCGCAGTAGCGTCTACTCGCCGGAATCACGGGTACGCAAGACGGGATCGTTCATCTACGAAGACTTTATGCCCACCGACGGTACGGACGTGAAGGTGTACACGGTCGGACCGGACTATGCGCACGCGGAAGCCCGCAAAAGTCCTGCCCTGGATGGGAAGGTTGAGCGGGACAGCGACGGTAAAGAGATACGCTACCCGGTGATCCTGAGCAATGCCGAGAAGCTAATTTCACGCAAAGTGTGCCTTGCCTTTAAGCAGACCGTGTGCGGTTTCGATCTGTTGCGCGCGAACGGCAAATCGTTCGTGTGTGACGTAAACGGGTTCAGCTTTGTGAAGAACTCGAACAAATACTATGACGACTGTGCAAAGATACTTGGCAACATGATACTGCGCGAGTTGGCACCCCAGCTGCACATACCGTGGTCGGTACCGTTTCAGCTGGACGATCCACCGATCGTGCCGACCACGTTCGGCAAGATGATGGAGCTGCGGTGCGTAACCGCCGTCATCCGGCACGGTGATCGGACGCCAAAGCAGAAGATGAAGGTGGAGGTGCGGCATCAGAAGTTTTTCGAAATTTTCGAAAAGTACGACGGGTACCGGTACGGGCACATTAAGCTGAAGCGCCCGAAGCAGCTGCAGGAGATACTGGACATTGCCCGGTCGCTGCTGGCGGAGATACAGACCAAGGCGGCCGACTCGGAGATCGAGGAAAAACAGAGCAAACTGGAGCAGTTGAAAAGTGTGCTGGAGAT GTACGGACATTTCTCCGGCATCAACCGTAAGGTGCAGATGAAGTATCAACCCAAGGGTCGACCGAGAGGATCAAGCTCAGACGATGGTAAACACGATTGCCGATCCTTTGTTATTGTGT CTGACGCACCGAAGGAACCCTCGCTGGTACTAATTCTCAAATGGGGCGGCGAGCTTACACCGGCGGGTCGCATTCAGGCCGAGGAATTGGGTCGTATTTTCCGCTGTATGTATCCCGGCGGACAGAGCCGTCAGCCAGGCGTCGGTGAAGGTCCCGGCGCCCAAGGGCTCGGTTTGCTACGCTTACACTCCACCTTTCGGCATGATCTCAAAATTTACGCCTCGGACGAAGGTCGGGTGCAGATGACAGCTGCCGCCTTTGCCAAAGGGCTGCTAGCGCTCGAGGGCGAACTGACCCCGATCCTGGTGCAGATGGTAAAGAGCGCCAACACGAACGGACTGCTCGACAACGATTGTGACTCGAGCAAGTACCAGAACATGGCCAAATCTCGCCTGCACGAGCTGATGCAGATCGATCGAGAATTTACGGCCGAGGACCGGGCAGCAATTAATCCTGGCAACGCGATCAGCATTAATCTGGCGATGAATTTTGTCAAGAATCCGGTGCAGTGTTGTGCGCAGGTACACTCGCTGATACGTTCGCTGATGGCGGTGGTAGCGGTCAAGCGCGACGATCCGAAAACGCGTGATGCCGTGCTGTACCACGGTGAAACGTGGGAGCTAATGGGACGGCGATGGGGCAAGATCGAGAAAGATTTCTGCACCAAGAACAAGAACTACGACATCTCGAAGATCCCGGACATTTACGACTGCATCAAGTACGATCTGCAGCACAACCAGCACACGCTACAGTTCGATCTGGCGGAGGAGCTGTACATATCGGCCAAATATCTGGCGGACATTGTCATCCCACAGGAGTACGGCTTAACGACGCACGAGAAGCTGACGATCGGGCAGGGTATCTGTACGCCGTTGCTGAAAAAAATCCGTGCCGATTTGCAGCGTAACATTGAAGAGCTGGGCGGTGAGGAGAGCGTGAACCGGCTTAATCCTCGGTACAGCCACGGCGTTTCGAGCCCGGGCCGGCACGTCCGGACGCGGCTGTACTTCACGAGCGAAAGCCACGTACACTCACTACTGACCGTGCTACGGCACGGCGGTCTGCTGAACGTGCTGACCGACGAGCAGTGGCGCCGGGCGATGGAGTACGTGTCGATGGTGTCGGAGCTGAACTACATGTCGCAGATCGTGATCATGCTGTACGAGGACCCGATGAAGGATCCCAGCTCCGAGGAACGGTTCCACGTCGAGCTACATTTCAGTCCCGGTGTGAACTGTTGCGTGCAGAAAAATCTTCCACCCGGCCCGGGCTTTCGGCCGCACAGCCGTAACGATTCCGTTACGTCGAAAAATGCG AGCGGTGATGAAGACACCACCTCACGCATCGAGGAAGAAAACGACACTGAGGAGGAAAACTCTTTCTCTAACAACTCTTCTCTGCATCATACACCGTCTAAGACACTGTCCCGCAATGACACC GACATTGACAACATTGCGATCGGTGCTGCATCCGCTGTAGTGAAGGAGCGTCGCAttagaaaaaacaaatcgtcCTCCCCGATACCGATCGGCTCATGCCACACCGTATCTGGGCACGAGGCGATGGATTTAGCGAAACGCTTAAGCGAGGAGCTCGCtgtacagcagcaacagcagcagcaacaacaacagcaccaccagcaacaccagcagcagcagcaccatctaACTGGTTCGTTTGGTTCCGGCGCGACGAAAGATATAGCCCGGCCGCACAGCCCGGATTCGGAACCGCGGGCCCGTTCCTTcgaacatcagcagcaacaccaccaccaccatcaccatcaccatagCCATCAGAACCATCACCAGCATGGCAaactgcatcatcatcaccgttcGAAAGGCAAAG CTGGGAACATGGGCAACGCTCGGGGAGCAGCAGAACGTTGCAAGGCGAAAGATATGCTGGAAGGGACAG ATCTTCATTATAAGGACGAACAGTGCGACGTTTGTGATTCACTCGCAATGGTGTCTCACGAAGTGCCGTGCACTAGAGCAGGTTTGACATACTCGCCGTTGCCGTTGTCATCACCACAAGATCCGGAAGAGAGTGTACAGTTGGCGTCCGAATGCGTTGAAGTTCCGCAAGGAAATGCCGGTGAGGACCTACTGAAGCTGCACCTTGAATCGAACATAGCCGAGAAAGAGGAGGAGCATGTGAGAACTACCCGGCCCAGTTTGTACATCGGTCCACCCGAGTCTTCCTACAGCTGTGACTCGATCAGCGAGTTCACACCCAATCTAGACGATCAGGAACTGTACGTATCATCTTTTTCCGAATCGGAGGACGAATCCGAACCGTCCCGGTACTACAGTGCCCTAGGGCAACATGACTGCGAACTAGACGACTCCATCGCCGCCATTGGTCAGCATTATCTGCGCCGTTCCCTATCATACACCTTCTCCAACGATGCGGATCGCTATAATCTGCCCGCAGTCGATAGTGGTGGATGGCcgtgtggaagaaaaatgtcgTCCTCGGTAGAATCGCCGTCTGGAGGAAGAAATCACCGTAACATGCCACTGATGACGCGCAGCTTCGATGAGCTGCTGAAGGACCGATGCTATGGCGGTCATAGTAACTGCTGCTGTCGCTATTGCTGGATGTCACCGATTGATAGATATTCGCTCCACACGAAGGACCATGATGTGGCGGATACCGAGCTCAACGCACGCCAAAGTCGTTCACTgagtcctcctcctcctccgtgtTCGAGTGGGAGGCGTTTGCGCAGTAACGCCGCGTCACACCCGGCAACACTACAGGTCCCGTGTAGCAGTAACGTTATACGGCACGATGTTAGTGATCATGGCCGGTTGCGGATTGTTCGTTATCCGGTACGTGCGATGACACGGTTCGCTAGCGATCCATCCCTACCATTGGGCTTCGGCTGGACCGAAGCATCGGTTAACGCACCGGACATAGCGAACCGCTTTAGATCTCCACCTGGGACATCATTGCTAGCGGATCACCTAGTAGCACCGGAACCGAGTCAGCAACTTGTGTTTGTAACACttaccacaccaccaccggatgAGTACGATAGTGAACCATTGCTGAGGCAGCTGTTTGATACTACTGTGGCGGCTCCTTCTGGTATAACGGCCATGGATATTCAGCCTTCATTCGGGTCGACCCATTGTCGTAATCTTCTCGGCACCGGTAACGATGGCAACGACGAGCAATGTCAAACTGAGGCCTTCGCTTCTTCGTCTACCTCCGCTCACCATGATGGTGTTCATCGCTCATCTGATCGGATTGGTTCCCCGTCCATTTGCTCGTTACCACACGCCCCATCCCAAGCGTCGTTTCCGCTGTCGCCATCAATGCAAACACCTGCGCTTGTCGCCTCACCGCCAGATGTTGTTTCATTGACCTGTAGTAGTTGTTTCGAGATCCATCTAAACCCTCCTAATACTAGCCCTCGTAGCGACCCCGATCGCCTTGATACCATTAATTATCAATCTACTGACGTAGGTTGTACATCCGCCACCTTAATTACTAATGCTACTCTTACTACTACGACTTCTTTTCTTGCCACTGTGCCATCGTCTCCTTCCGTCACCACTACCACtgacaccatcaccaccaccaccaacaccgccGTTTGTTCTGCCGTTGCTATCCCTTACCTTACACCCGTTGTGGTTGACACAAGTAACATCTTTTCGGCTTGTTCTTCTTCCGTTCATACCACcgacacgacgacgacgactaccaCTACCTCTACCACTACCACTTCTACTACCCCGTCCGCTATTGGTTCACTAACCATGCCGTCGTCGCTGGTCCCTGCCGTGTCCTCCGAACGCAAAAAATCGCACCATCCGCCCAAACTGCTCGTTAAATCGTACACCATAGACGGTAGCAGTGTTGGGGGTGCCGGTTACAGTTCGCTGATGATGGCTACCTCCaccacaacgacgacgacggtgtcCGGGACAGATGATGCAGCACcgacagcagcatcagcagaccACCCTATCGACGATGCAAACAATGGCACACTCACCAGCACAGGCAGCAGcactaccaccatcaccggtGGCGGCGGCTGCCTGTACTGCTGTACCACCGGTGGTGCGACCACCGTGCCAAGGATGGCGCCAGGACCGGGCGCACTCTGTCACGGGTCGGGGTCCGGTTCGCTgtcgtcctgctgctgctgttgctacaccggctgctgctgctgctcgacaccctcgtcgtcgtcggcgggAGGGCTCGCCGGGCCcggtgtcggtggtggtggttccgcGGGTACACCCAATGCTACGACGGTCCGACGCCAGCGGCACAGCATTGCCGGCCAGATGAGCTACTTTAAAATGTTAGGTACCTTCAGTAAAAAGATGGCGACCAGCACAAACAGTCTGTTCAGCACCGCCGTGATCAGTGGCAGCTCGTCCGCACCGAACTTGCGCGACATGATACCGAGCACCGCATCGCCGTCAG GATTCGGCGGTGTGCCACCTATACGTCCGCTGGAAACACTGCACAACGCGCTATCCCTAAAGCAGCTGGATGCTTTTCTGGAGCGCATGACGATTGGACCGCTGTTCAAAACTCCGGCCTcctcaccaccaccgaaacaACTGCTGCTGACGGGAGGGACACCATCGTCCGCCACCCATCCGTCCGTCGGTACGAAAAGTCCACAGTCGTCGATGGTGATCGGTGGAGAGGAAAGCTTCCCCGAAGGGTCCACCGTACCTTTGGCCCAATCAACACAATCGAGCGCTACCCCACCGGCAGGAACTATCGACGAACGGAACTCGCACCGTACTGCGATGCGTGACTTTGCACCCCTGACATCCGTTGGCCCAACAactggaggaggaggaggctaTGTTGGAGGTGGAACAAACACAGCCGGACTCGTTGGTCCTGGTGGCGGGTCCAACAATGGGGCCGGTAATATTGCCGGTGTCCAGCAGA GTTGGAGTGACCATTCGAGCAGCAtgaccagcagcatcagcgcGATGTCGAGCGGTGGTCCCAGCTCGCCGAACTACTCGGAAGCGTATTCGCGCGGCTGCCCGAGCAGTGACATGTCCGCCAGCATCACCAGCAGTACCGATGG CAGCCTGGCAGCAATCGTTGGCGGCGAACAGGTGCTAGTAGCATTACCACAGCTTTTCagccatcatcagcagcagcaacggatGTCACCGAAACAGCCACCGGTAGCCGGCGGTAAGTCCGAGGAGGATGACGATCCAACCGTTGCCCGTGCGGTGATGGGTGATAGTTCGTTGGATGTTACGTCCAGCACGACCGAACCGCACATACGGCGCAGTTCTACGATGGATGTTAGTGGCGAGTTAACGCCTGTAAGCGGATGTTCCGATTGGGAAAGCAACACGAACGAAGCAACCAAAGGATCGACGGCTAATTACGATCTG ACGACCGCCAACACAACCGAGGAAGACGATGAAGATGCAACGCTCTCCACCGACACCTGCCTGAGTGTgggtgagcagcagcaggaacagccTTTAAAATCGAGCTGGGATTCAACCGGTGTGGGCAAGGGACCGTCACCGGCGTTTCGAACCGCATTCCCTCCAACGTTCGGTGCGGAGTCGCTCGACGGCGGCTGTAAGCTTGATAACCGCGTACGTGGTAGCCGCATCCAGCGACAGATCAGTATGTACGAAAAGGAGAGCCGTACGGACGTGAAAAGCCTACAGGAGGAGAAAGCGTACGAGTGGTCCGGCGATGGGAACAAGTTTGAGCCGAGCGTCGGTCGCCAGCAGCACGCCCAAATACTCCGAACACTGCACATGTCCTTCGACGAACTGCGGAAGGAGCTACCGAAACCCGAGCTGCGTCACACACCTTCCCGGGCCAGCAGCAACCAGCCGGAGTTGAAAGGTGGTTCGCACACGAGACAGCAGCCAGATGTGCCGGTGGTGGAGAtgccacaccacacaccggGCGCGTTAGTTATCCGCGAAGGGTACATCGAACCACCGCGGTTAACGCGCGTCACCAAAAGCTTCCACGGGAAAACCGACCACCAGAAGCTTCatctcgagcagcagcagcagcagcagcagcaggaatgcCGGCGTGCTAGCGACAGTCCCCAGTCACCGGCCGAAACGACATGCCACAATCGGGGCAACAAAAATGCGTTACGTCAGCAGCATTCGAGTGCCGGCACCAGTAGCAGCCAGGGACGCTTTACGACGTCGCTGGTGCAGGAATCGGAACACGGCGGTGGTAATGAGGGTTCATCACTGGCAAAGTAA